The following DNA comes from SAR324 cluster bacterium.
ATTGTTGCAGGTGCCTATAGTGTTTATCGAACCTATTTCTGGGGTCGAAATGCTTTAAGTCTCTTTCTGTTGAGTGTGTACATCTTTCCGACAGCGCTATTAGTCGTTCCAATCTTTCGGATCTTCAATGACTTGAAACTGGTTGACAGCCACTTGGGCTGTGCACTTATGAATACCGCTTTTGCCGTACCTTTTGGTATTTGGTTGTTGCAGGCATTTCTCAAAAGTTTACCCCCAGAATTAGAAGAAGCAGCGGCAGTAGATGGTATAGGTCGAATGCGAACATTAATTCAGATAATCATTCCACAGGTTGCTCCTGGCATTATCGCGATTGCAATGTTTGCATTCATTGTTTCCTGGACAGAATACTTGTTTGCGATGACGCTTTTGCTCAGTAATGATTTGCACACGCTTCCAATTGGGTTAACTGGA
Coding sequences within:
- a CDS encoding carbohydrate ABC transporter permease, whose translation is MAIYTVLISIPLIVAGAYSVYRTYFWGRNALSLFLLSVYIFPTALLVVPIFRIFNDLKLVDSHLGCALMNTAFAVPFGIWLLQAFLKSLPPELEEAAAVDGIGRMRTLIQIIIPQVAPGIIAIAMFAFIVSWTEYLFAMTLLLSNDLHTLPIGLTGIVFGQYRVNWGFAAAGAVGSAIPVFLLFLIVGRWFIRGISAGAIK